One region of Cobetia sp. cqz5-12 genomic DNA includes:
- a CDS encoding ATP-binding cassette domain-containing protein, giving the protein MIALRQLALQRGGAPLIDEADLTLHAGHKAGIVGPNGAGKSSLFGLILGELTPDSGTVSLAGGVRVAHMAQEIDALERPIVDYVMDGDHALRETERALAAAEESGEHQRQAELHAHFDTLDGYTARARAEQLLVGLGFSQAQLGQPLAAFSGGWRMRANLARTLFTPSDLLLLDEPTNHLDLDALLWLEQWLARYPGALLLISHDRDFLDAVCDHIIHFDRRKLVVYKGNYSRFERTRSERLVREQVEHEKTMARRAEIEDFVRRFKAKATKARQAQSRMKMLERMEETAAVKADSPFHFTIPCSDKISHPLLGLDRAVIGYPGQPPQLSGVRFSLLPGQRIGLLGPNGAGKSTLIKALTGELALVEGQRTAGEHLAIGYFAQHQVDGLDLSSTPFNHVLRLSPSAGELEIRTFLGSFGFHGDEVYATVESFSGGEKARLALSLIAWQKPNLLLLDEPTNHLDLDMREALTDALATFEGTVILVSHDRHLLRACVDEFWCIADGRVTPFDGDLDDYRAWLKARVEGERREARAQKDADAGTDSTRTPDRKEARRQAAELREKLRPLKKVSDKAEQKMSMAQGELDKIEEALGDATLYEADRKAELTRLLASQGEIKSRLDEAEAEWFEAQEALEEMEAQLKAAD; this is encoded by the coding sequence ATGATTGCACTGCGCCAGCTCGCCCTGCAACGCGGCGGAGCACCGCTGATCGACGAAGCGGACCTGACGCTGCATGCCGGTCACAAGGCCGGTATCGTCGGCCCCAATGGCGCCGGCAAGTCGAGCCTGTTCGGCCTGATTCTCGGCGAGCTGACGCCCGACAGCGGCACGGTATCGCTGGCCGGTGGCGTGCGTGTCGCGCACATGGCGCAGGAAATCGATGCGCTGGAGCGCCCGATCGTCGACTACGTCATGGACGGGGACCACGCGCTGCGCGAGACCGAGCGCGCCCTGGCGGCCGCCGAAGAAAGCGGCGAGCACCAGCGTCAGGCCGAGTTGCACGCCCACTTCGACACTCTCGATGGCTATACCGCACGGGCACGTGCCGAGCAGCTGCTGGTCGGCCTCGGCTTCAGCCAGGCGCAGCTCGGTCAGCCGCTGGCGGCCTTCTCGGGTGGCTGGCGCATGCGGGCCAATCTGGCGCGCACCCTGTTCACGCCGTCCGACCTGCTGCTGCTGGATGAGCCGACCAACCACCTGGATCTCGATGCGCTGCTGTGGCTGGAGCAATGGCTGGCGCGTTATCCCGGCGCACTGCTGCTGATCTCCCACGACCGCGACTTCCTCGATGCGGTGTGTGATCACATCATCCACTTCGATCGCCGCAAGCTGGTGGTCTACAAGGGCAACTACAGCCGCTTCGAGCGCACGCGTTCCGAGCGGCTGGTGCGCGAGCAGGTCGAGCACGAGAAGACCATGGCGCGGCGCGCCGAGATCGAGGATTTCGTGCGTCGCTTCAAGGCCAAGGCTACCAAGGCACGTCAGGCCCAGAGTCGCATGAAGATGCTGGAGCGCATGGAGGAGACGGCGGCAGTGAAAGCCGACTCCCCGTTCCACTTCACCATCCCGTGCTCCGACAAGATCTCGCATCCGCTGCTGGGGCTGGACCGCGCGGTGATCGGCTATCCCGGTCAGCCGCCGCAGCTCTCGGGCGTGCGTTTCTCGCTGTTGCCCGGTCAGCGTATCGGTCTGCTCGGCCCCAACGGCGCGGGCAAGTCGACGTTGATCAAGGCACTCACCGGCGAGCTTGCGCTGGTCGAGGGCCAGCGGACCGCCGGTGAGCATCTGGCCATCGGCTACTTCGCCCAGCATCAGGTGGACGGGCTCGACCTGTCCTCGACGCCCTTCAATCATGTGCTGCGCCTGTCACCGTCGGCGGGCGAGCTGGAGATCCGCACCTTCCTCGGCAGCTTCGGCTTCCACGGCGATGAGGTCTACGCCACGGTGGAGTCGTTCTCCGGTGGCGAGAAGGCACGTCTGGCGCTGTCGCTGATCGCGTGGCAGAAGCCCAATCTGCTGCTGCTGGATGAGCCGACCAACCACCTGGATCTCGACATGCGCGAGGCGCTTACCGATGCGCTGGCGACCTTCGAGGGCACCGTGATTCTGGTCTCCCACGACCGCCACCTGCTGCGTGCCTGCGTCGATGAATTCTGGTGCATCGCCGATGGCCGCGTGACGCCCTTCGATGGCGATCTGGATGACTATCGTGCTTGGCTCAAGGCGCGGGTCGAGGGTGAGCGGCGTGAAGCGCGCGCCCAGAAGGATGCCGATGCCGGCACTGACAGTACGCGTACGCCGGACCGCAAGGAGGCGCGCCGTCAGGCGGCTGAACTGCGCGAGAAGCTGCGTCCGCTCAAGAAGGTCAGCGACAAGGCCGAGCAGAAGATGAGCATGGCGCAGGGCGAGCTGGACAAGATCGAGGAAGCGCTGGGCGACGCCACGCTCTACGAAGCGGACCGCAAGGCGGAGCTGACCAGGCTGCTGGCCAGCCAGGGCGAGATCAAGAGCCGCCTCGATGAGGCCGAAGCCGAATGGTTCGAGGCTCAGGAAGCGCTGGAAGAGATGGAAGCCCAGCTCAAGGCGGCTGACTAG